A stretch of Corallococcus macrosporus DNA encodes these proteins:
- a CDS encoding macro domain-containing protein, whose translation MPVHLVEGDLLDQPVDAIVNAWNRNIIPWWLLLPQGVSGAIKRRGGTAPFRELARVGPMPLGSAVVTGPGRLPFQGIIHVAGINMLWRASERSIQDSVRNALERAGEHAFRSVAFPIIGTGSGSFNEDRALELMREALADAPAFDVRVVRFRR comes from the coding sequence ATGCCCGTGCACCTGGTGGAAGGCGACCTGCTGGACCAGCCGGTGGACGCCATCGTCAATGCGTGGAACCGGAACATCATCCCCTGGTGGCTGCTGCTGCCCCAGGGGGTGTCCGGGGCCATCAAGCGCCGGGGCGGCACGGCCCCTTTTCGGGAGCTGGCGCGCGTGGGGCCCATGCCGCTGGGCTCGGCGGTGGTGACCGGGCCGGGGCGCCTGCCCTTCCAGGGCATCATCCACGTCGCGGGCATCAACATGCTCTGGCGCGCGTCCGAGCGGTCCATCCAGGACTCGGTGCGAAACGCGCTGGAGCGCGCGGGGGAGCACGCTTTTCGCTCCGTGGCGTTCCCCATCATCGGCACGGGCTCCGGGAGCTTCAACGAGGACCGCGCGCTGGAGCTGATGCGCGAGGCCCTGGCGGATGCCCCCGCTTTCGACGTGCGCGTGGTGCGCTTCCGCCGTTAG
- a CDS encoding glutathione S-transferase family protein, whose translation MIDLYTWGTPNGFKVSVALEELALPYTVHALDISTGVQKQPAFLAINPNGRIPAIVDRAEGDFAVFESGAILIYLAEKTGRLMPTDAKGRSRVIQWLMFQMAGVGPMQGQANVFFRYFPEKLQPAIDRYQNETRRLYTVLESRLKDHEYLAGDYSIADIANWAWVRSHDWAGVSVEGLPGVQRWLAAIENRPASQRGLDVPTPRKQEDAKTAAQRIEGARALIQR comes from the coding sequence ATGATCGACCTGTACACGTGGGGCACGCCGAACGGCTTCAAGGTGTCCGTGGCGCTGGAGGAGCTGGCGCTGCCGTACACCGTGCACGCGCTGGACATCTCCACCGGCGTGCAGAAGCAGCCCGCGTTCCTGGCCATCAACCCCAACGGACGCATCCCCGCCATCGTGGACCGCGCGGAGGGCGACTTCGCCGTCTTCGAGTCCGGCGCCATCCTCATCTACCTGGCGGAGAAGACGGGCCGGCTGATGCCCACGGACGCGAAGGGCCGCTCGCGAGTCATCCAGTGGCTGATGTTCCAGATGGCCGGCGTGGGCCCCATGCAGGGACAGGCCAACGTCTTCTTCCGCTACTTCCCGGAGAAGCTCCAGCCCGCCATCGACCGGTACCAGAACGAGACGCGCCGCCTCTACACCGTGCTGGAGAGCCGGCTGAAGGACCACGAGTACCTGGCCGGGGACTACAGCATCGCGGACATCGCGAACTGGGCGTGGGTGCGCTCGCACGACTGGGCCGGCGTGTCCGTGGAGGGCCTGCCCGGGGTGCAGCGGTGGCTGGCCGCCATCGAGAACCGCCCCGCGTCGCAGCGCGGACTGGACGTGCCCACGCCGCGCAAGCAGGAGGACGCGAAGACCGCCGCGCAGCGCATCGAGGGCGCTCGCGCCCTCATCCAGCGCTGA
- the mnmG gene encoding tRNA uridine-5-carboxymethylaminomethyl(34) synthesis enzyme MnmG, with amino-acid sequence MELRYDIVVVGLGHAGCEAALACARMGLSTLGVTLKRERAAVMSCNPAVGGTAKGHLVRELDALGGQMGRAADLAGTHVKTLNPSKGPAVQATRVLCDRDAYAAGMQAVLFAQANLTVLEGEVAAVVAEEGRVKGVVLGDGTQVVARAVLLTTGTFLRALMHVGEQKEVGGRLGDEAARGLSESLHALGFTLGRFKTGTPARLSRDSIDWDAVTPQPGDTGVRPFSWRTRLEEGLPFPRQPAVMCGLTATTLATHQLLRDNLHRSPLFQGDIVGRGPRYCPSLEDKVVRFAARERHQVFLEPEGPTSPLVYPAGLSTSMPADVQLSFLRTIPGLSRVEVVRYGYAVEYDYAPPTQLHPTLETKAVAGLYFAGQLNGTSGYEEAAFQGLWAGIQAALAVKGEPALVVGRDEAHGAVLVDDLVTRGVDEPFRMFTSRSEHRLRLREGNADLRLARHGYRVGLLPKEALERAEARAHAVTAEVARLKRTGLAMRLKRPEVTYAQLAQEREDFPALTPDVAEEVEVEVKYEGYIAQAARAAAREAEASDRWRIPDAFRFTDVRGLSTEAVEKLSAHRPGTVGQARRIPGLTPAAVSLLLVALKRGQGPSSDQEQGCG; translated from the coding sequence ATGGAACTCCGATACGACATCGTCGTGGTGGGGCTGGGCCACGCGGGCTGCGAGGCGGCGCTCGCGTGCGCGCGCATGGGCCTGTCCACCCTGGGCGTGACGCTCAAGCGCGAGCGCGCCGCCGTGATGAGCTGCAACCCCGCCGTGGGCGGCACCGCGAAGGGCCACCTCGTGCGCGAGCTGGATGCGCTGGGCGGACAGATGGGGCGCGCGGCGGACCTCGCGGGCACGCACGTCAAGACGCTCAATCCCTCCAAGGGCCCCGCCGTGCAGGCCACGCGCGTCCTCTGCGACCGCGATGCCTACGCCGCCGGCATGCAGGCCGTGCTCTTCGCGCAAGCCAACCTCACCGTGCTCGAGGGCGAAGTGGCCGCCGTCGTCGCGGAGGAGGGGAGGGTGAAGGGCGTGGTGCTGGGGGACGGCACCCAGGTGGTGGCCCGCGCGGTGCTCCTCACCACCGGCACCTTCCTGCGCGCGCTCATGCACGTGGGCGAGCAGAAGGAAGTGGGCGGCCGGCTGGGGGACGAAGCCGCGCGTGGCCTGTCGGAGTCGCTGCACGCGCTGGGCTTCACGCTGGGCCGCTTCAAGACGGGCACGCCCGCGCGCCTGTCCCGCGACAGCATCGACTGGGACGCCGTCACGCCGCAGCCGGGGGACACCGGCGTGCGGCCGTTCTCCTGGCGCACGCGGCTGGAAGAGGGCCTGCCGTTCCCGCGCCAGCCCGCCGTGATGTGCGGCCTCACCGCGACCACGCTGGCGACGCACCAATTGCTGCGCGACAACCTGCACCGCTCGCCGCTGTTCCAGGGGGACATCGTGGGGCGCGGGCCCCGGTACTGCCCATCGCTGGAGGACAAGGTGGTGCGCTTCGCCGCGCGCGAACGGCACCAGGTGTTCCTCGAACCGGAGGGGCCCACGTCGCCGCTCGTGTACCCGGCGGGCCTGTCCACCAGCATGCCCGCGGACGTGCAACTGTCCTTCCTGCGCACCATCCCCGGCCTGTCCCGCGTGGAGGTGGTCCGCTACGGCTACGCGGTGGAGTACGACTACGCGCCCCCCACGCAGCTGCACCCCACGCTGGAGACGAAGGCCGTCGCGGGCCTGTACTTCGCGGGTCAGCTCAACGGCACGTCCGGCTACGAGGAGGCCGCGTTCCAGGGACTGTGGGCCGGCATCCAGGCGGCGCTCGCGGTGAAGGGCGAACCGGCGCTGGTGGTGGGGCGGGATGAAGCGCACGGCGCGGTGCTCGTGGATGACCTGGTGACCCGGGGCGTGGACGAACCGTTCCGCATGTTCACCAGCCGCTCCGAGCACCGGCTCCGCCTGCGCGAGGGCAACGCGGACCTGCGGCTCGCGCGGCACGGATACCGCGTGGGGCTGTTGCCGAAGGAGGCCCTGGAGCGCGCGGAGGCTCGGGCCCACGCGGTGACGGCGGAGGTGGCGCGGCTCAAGCGCACCGGCCTGGCGATGCGGCTCAAGCGCCCGGAGGTGACGTACGCGCAGCTCGCCCAGGAGCGCGAGGACTTCCCGGCCCTTACCCCCGACGTGGCGGAGGAGGTGGAGGTGGAGGTGAAGTACGAGGGCTACATCGCCCAGGCCGCCCGGGCGGCGGCGCGCGAGGCCGAGGCCTCCGACCGCTGGCGCATCCCGGACGCGTTTCGCTTCACGGACGTGCGCGGGCTGAGTACGGAGGCGGTGGAGAAGCTGTCCGCGCACCGGCCCGGGACGGTGGGGCAGGCGCGGCGGATTCCGGGCCTGACGCCGGCCGCGGTGTCCCTGCTGCTGGTCGCGCTCAAGCGCGGGCAGGGGCCGTCAAGTGATCAGGAACAGGGCTGTGGATAA
- the rsmG gene encoding 16S rRNA (guanine(527)-N(7))-methyltransferase RsmG, whose protein sequence is MDNARFADQLASGCSALGVTVGPDVGPQLQRLMAELLKWNAKVNLTAITAPEEVLEKHFLDSLAVLPEVTGATSLLDLGAGAGFPGLPLRLALPGLGVTLVDTVGKKIAFIKAAAASLGLTGVRGLHARAEGKPETEGIPRAQVLIARAFMDLPDWLNLAPAYVEEGGRVVAMLGKAQTDAELQARAAERNLRVVSARAYRLPFSGAERQVAVFTKG, encoded by the coding sequence GTGGATAACGCGCGGTTCGCAGATCAGCTGGCATCCGGATGCAGTGCGTTGGGCGTGACGGTGGGGCCGGACGTGGGGCCCCAGCTCCAGCGGCTGATGGCGGAGCTCCTGAAGTGGAACGCGAAGGTGAACCTCACGGCCATCACCGCGCCGGAGGAGGTGCTGGAGAAGCACTTCCTGGACTCGCTGGCGGTGCTGCCGGAGGTGACGGGCGCGACGTCGCTGCTGGACCTGGGCGCGGGCGCGGGCTTCCCGGGACTGCCGCTGCGGCTGGCGCTCCCGGGCCTGGGCGTGACGTTGGTGGACACGGTGGGCAAGAAGATCGCGTTCATCAAGGCCGCCGCCGCCAGCCTGGGACTCACCGGCGTGCGAGGGCTGCACGCGCGCGCGGAAGGCAAGCCGGAGACGGAGGGGATTCCACGCGCGCAGGTGCTCATCGCGCGCGCGTTCATGGACCTGCCGGACTGGCTGAACCTGGCGCCCGCGTACGTGGAGGAGGGCGGGCGCGTGGTGGCGATGCTGGGCAAGGCGCAGACGGACGCGGAGCTTCAGGCGCGGGCCGCGGAGCGGAACCTGCGCGTCGTGTCCGCCCGGGCGTACCGGCTGCCGTTCTCCGGCGCCGAGCGTCAGGTCGCCGTGTTCACGAAGGGGTAG
- a CDS encoding SDR family NAD(P)-dependent oxidoreductase encodes MTPKQQPLNSGFGATTTTREVLGTTRLDGTVAIVTGGCAGIGLETTRALQAAGATVIVPARTPDKARAALAGSNPSSPPTTWATSSSLPGSGPR; translated from the coding sequence ATGACCCCGAAACAGCAGCCCCTGAACTCCGGCTTCGGCGCGACCACCACGACTCGCGAGGTGCTGGGCACCACCCGCTTGGACGGCACGGTCGCCATCGTGACCGGTGGCTGCGCGGGCATCGGACTGGAGACCACCCGCGCGCTCCAGGCCGCCGGTGCCACCGTCATCGTTCCCGCCCGGACTCCCGACAAGGCCCGCGCCGCGCTCGCGGGTTCGAATCCCAGCTCGCCACCAACCACCTGGGCCACTTCCAGCTCACTGCCCGGCTCTGGCCCGCGCTGA
- a CDS encoding VOC family protein, translated as MDTVKLRVARPARDLDAVVRFYGDGLGFEVLGWFEDHAGFDGVMLGHPGAPYHLEFTVERGHEAPRAPTEDHLLVFYVPDPEAWVARVHRMEATGFKPVPSRNPYWDANGRTFEDPDGYRVVLQRAAWSR; from the coding sequence ATGGACACGGTGAAGCTGCGAGTCGCGAGACCCGCCAGGGACCTGGACGCGGTGGTGCGCTTCTACGGGGACGGGCTGGGCTTCGAGGTGCTCGGCTGGTTCGAGGACCACGCGGGGTTCGACGGCGTGATGCTCGGGCATCCGGGAGCGCCGTATCACCTGGAGTTCACGGTGGAGCGCGGACACGAAGCGCCGCGAGCCCCCACCGAGGACCACCTCCTGGTGTTCTACGTGCCGGATCCGGAAGCGTGGGTGGCGCGGGTCCACCGCATGGAGGCCACGGGCTTCAAGCCGGTGCCGTCACGCAATCCGTACTGGGACGCGAACGGAAGGACCTTCGAGGATCCGGACGGCTACCGCGTCGTGCTTCAACGCGCCGCCTGGTCCCGCTGA
- a CDS encoding ParA family protein — MGHVGRIICISNQKGGVGKTTTAINLAASLASAERRTLLVDMDPQGNAGSGLGLKRDALNGTVYDALLGGRPASELIHPTELRFLQVIPATPDLTGAEVELVNQERREFRLREALLPLKDKYDYIIIDCPPSLGLLTLNALVSADSVLIPLQCEYYALEGLSQLTHTIDLVKQGLNPSLKMEGILLTMFDARANIAHQVVDEVRGYFKDQVFQAVVPRNVRLSECPSFGKPIILYDIKSKGCESYLALGRELMRRDSPKPSKRRVA; from the coding sequence ATGGGCCACGTGGGTCGTATCATCTGCATCTCCAACCAGAAGGGCGGCGTGGGAAAGACCACCACCGCCATCAACCTCGCCGCGAGCCTCGCGTCCGCGGAACGCCGCACCCTGCTGGTGGACATGGACCCCCAGGGCAACGCCGGCAGCGGCCTGGGCCTCAAGCGAGACGCCCTCAACGGCACCGTCTACGACGCGCTCCTCGGCGGCCGCCCCGCCTCCGAGCTCATCCACCCCACCGAGCTGCGCTTCCTCCAGGTCATCCCCGCCACGCCCGACCTCACCGGCGCGGAGGTCGAACTCGTCAACCAGGAGCGCCGCGAGTTCCGCCTGCGCGAAGCCCTGCTGCCGCTCAAGGACAAGTACGACTACATCATCATCGACTGTCCGCCCTCGCTCGGCCTGCTGACGCTCAACGCGCTGGTGTCCGCGGACTCCGTCCTCATCCCGCTCCAGTGCGAGTACTACGCGCTGGAAGGCCTGTCCCAACTCACGCACACCATCGACCTGGTCAAGCAGGGGCTCAACCCCTCGCTGAAGATGGAAGGCATCCTGCTGACCATGTTCGACGCGCGCGCGAACATCGCGCACCAGGTCGTCGACGAGGTGCGCGGCTACTTCAAGGACCAGGTCTTCCAGGCCGTCGTGCCGCGCAACGTGCGCCTGTCCGAGTGCCCGTCCTTCGGCAAGCCGATCATCCTCTATGACATCAAGTCGAAGGGCTGCGAGAGCTACCTGGCGCTCGGGCGCGAGCTGATGCGCCGGGACTCCCCCAAGCCGTCCAAGCGCCGGGTCGCCTGA
- a CDS encoding ParB/RepB/Spo0J family partition protein has product MQKTADTQKRALGRGLSALIPQAAPAAPAPAAPPPKPGVLKLAIESIHRDPQQPRRHFDETKLHELTESIKAQGLLQPILVRKNPNKGGEGYLIIAGERRWRASQAAGLKEIPAIVREVTEAESFELALVENLQRADLNPIEEADGYRRLVEEFKLTQEQVAQKVGKERSTVANALRLLALPPDVKAMVADGSLSMGHARALLGVPRLPELQNLAKQVTEKKLSVRDTERLVQQGKSAKGGKDAGKPAPKVSPQVKALTEELQRRLGTKVRLSEKSPGKGTLEVDFFSYDDLDRLLKLLRKE; this is encoded by the coding sequence GTGCAGAAGACCGCAGACACCCAGAAGCGCGCCCTGGGCCGGGGCCTGTCCGCCCTCATCCCCCAGGCCGCCCCCGCCGCTCCGGCGCCCGCCGCTCCGCCGCCGAAGCCCGGCGTGCTCAAGCTGGCCATCGAGTCCATCCACCGCGACCCGCAGCAGCCCCGCCGCCACTTCGACGAGACGAAGCTCCACGAGCTCACCGAGTCCATCAAGGCGCAGGGCCTGCTCCAGCCCATCCTCGTCCGCAAGAACCCGAACAAGGGCGGCGAGGGCTACCTCATCATCGCGGGCGAGCGCCGCTGGCGCGCGTCCCAGGCCGCGGGGCTGAAAGAGATCCCCGCCATCGTGCGAGAGGTCACGGAGGCGGAGTCCTTCGAGCTGGCCCTGGTGGAGAACCTCCAGCGCGCGGACTTGAACCCCATTGAAGAGGCGGACGGCTACCGGCGCCTGGTGGAGGAGTTCAAGCTCACGCAGGAGCAGGTGGCCCAGAAGGTGGGCAAGGAGCGCTCCACCGTCGCGAACGCGCTGCGCCTGCTGGCCCTGCCCCCGGACGTGAAGGCCATGGTGGCGGACGGGTCGCTGAGCATGGGCCACGCGCGCGCGCTGCTCGGCGTGCCCCGGCTGCCGGAGCTCCAGAACCTGGCGAAGCAGGTGACGGAGAAGAAGCTGTCCGTGCGCGACACGGAGCGGCTGGTCCAGCAGGGCAAGTCCGCGAAGGGCGGCAAGGACGCAGGAAAGCCGGCGCCCAAGGTGAGCCCGCAGGTGAAGGCGCTCACCGAGGAGCTGCAGCGTCGGTTGGGAACAAAGGTCCGTCTGTCGGAGAAAAGCCCGGGAAAAGGCACCCTGGAAGTCGACTTCTTCTCCTACGATGACCTCGACAGGCTGTTGAAGCTTCTGAGGAAGGAGTAG
- the bacM gene encoding bactofilin BacM has product MALLGGKKDEAPSKPLFKREEDFVSTRPGEVHTLLGKGSEFEGKLTFEGQVRIDGKFNGQIVTKDVLVIGDGARVQAEIQAGTVIINGTVEGNVRATQLIELKQPGRVKGNLETPSLSMDRGVIFEGSLKMENIGKGGGNPPPPGEKK; this is encoded by the coding sequence GTGGCGCTCCTTGGCGGGAAGAAAGACGAAGCACCCAGCAAGCCCCTGTTCAAACGGGAGGAGGATTTCGTGTCGACGCGTCCGGGTGAGGTTCACACGCTTCTGGGCAAGGGAAGCGAGTTCGAGGGGAAGCTCACCTTCGAAGGTCAGGTTCGAATCGACGGCAAGTTCAACGGGCAGATTGTCACCAAGGACGTGCTCGTCATTGGCGACGGCGCCCGCGTGCAGGCGGAGATCCAGGCCGGCACCGTCATCATCAACGGCACCGTGGAAGGCAACGTGCGCGCCACGCAGCTCATCGAGCTGAAGCAGCCGGGCCGCGTGAAGGGCAACCTGGAGACGCCGTCGCTCTCCATGGACCGCGGCGTCATCTTCGAGGGCTCCCTCAAGATGGAGAACATCGGCAAGGGCGGCGGCAACCCGCCCCCGCCCGGAGAGAAGAAGTAA
- a CDS encoding CoA-binding protein: MDDWRKNLIEDAAGIDALLARTKRIAVLGIRPEAQADKPAHAIPKFLKDHGFTVLPVPTHGEQGSILGEPISASVKDVPGEVDVVEVFLRPDDINAHVDAMLEKKPYAVWFQLGIRNDAAAERLARAGIRVVQDHCMKVEWKKRHPEGR; the protein is encoded by the coding sequence ATGGACGACTGGCGCAAGAATCTCATCGAAGACGCGGCGGGCATCGACGCGTTGCTCGCGCGCACGAAGCGCATCGCCGTGCTGGGCATCCGTCCGGAAGCCCAGGCGGACAAGCCCGCGCACGCCATCCCGAAGTTCCTCAAGGACCACGGCTTCACCGTGCTGCCCGTGCCCACGCACGGCGAGCAGGGGAGCATCCTGGGTGAGCCCATTTCCGCGTCGGTGAAGGACGTGCCCGGCGAAGTGGATGTGGTGGAGGTGTTCCTCCGGCCGGACGACATCAACGCGCACGTGGACGCGATGCTGGAGAAGAAGCCGTATGCCGTCTGGTTCCAGCTGGGCATCCGCAATGACGCCGCGGCCGAGCGGCTGGCCCGCGCGGGGATCCGCGTGGTGCAGGACCACTGCATGAAGGTGGAGTGGAAGAAGCGCCACCCGGAAGGCCGATAA
- the egtD gene encoding L-histidine N(alpha)-methyltransferase, producing MRMRTEQGEARVADGSQAPGVKVDVHVRPGDAQRALRAEVLEGLCHGPKELSPKWLYDERGSQLFDDITRLPEYYPTRREREILRAHADDVARLSGADTLVELGSGTSEKTRLLLDAMDAAGQLQRFVPFDVSEAFLRKAAESLSREYPRITVHAVVGDFEQHLGRIPGGGRRLIAFLGGTIGNLKPAQRALFLRELASGLKPGDGLLLGTDLIKDRERLFAAYNDSAGVTADFNRNVLRVLNRELNADFDPEAFEHLAPFDEANKWIEMRLISRKAQSVWLADLGRRVDFAQGECLRTEVSCKFCREQVQAELSDAGLDLAAWWTDADGDFALSLAMKR from the coding sequence ATGAGGATGAGGACGGAGCAGGGCGAGGCACGCGTCGCGGACGGCTCCCAGGCGCCGGGCGTGAAGGTGGACGTGCACGTGAGGCCCGGGGACGCGCAGCGCGCGCTGCGCGCCGAGGTGCTGGAGGGGCTGTGCCACGGCCCCAAGGAGCTGAGCCCCAAGTGGCTCTACGACGAGCGCGGCAGCCAGCTCTTCGACGACATCACCCGCCTGCCGGAGTACTACCCGACGCGCCGCGAGCGGGAGATCCTGCGCGCCCACGCGGACGACGTCGCGCGGCTGAGCGGCGCGGACACGCTGGTGGAGCTGGGCAGCGGCACCAGTGAGAAGACGCGCCTCTTGCTGGACGCGATGGACGCGGCCGGACAGCTCCAGCGCTTCGTGCCCTTCGACGTGAGCGAGGCCTTCCTGCGCAAGGCGGCGGAGAGCCTGTCGCGCGAGTACCCGCGCATCACCGTGCACGCGGTGGTGGGCGACTTCGAGCAGCACCTGGGCCGCATCCCGGGCGGCGGCCGCCGGCTCATCGCCTTTCTGGGCGGCACCATCGGCAACCTGAAGCCCGCGCAGCGCGCGCTGTTCCTGCGGGAGCTGGCGTCGGGACTGAAGCCGGGGGATGGGCTCCTGCTGGGGACGGACCTCATCAAGGACCGCGAGCGCCTCTTCGCCGCCTACAACGACAGCGCGGGCGTGACGGCGGACTTCAACCGCAACGTGCTGCGCGTGCTCAACCGCGAGCTGAACGCGGACTTCGACCCGGAGGCCTTCGAGCACCTGGCCCCGTTCGACGAAGCGAACAAGTGGATCGAGATGCGGCTCATCTCACGCAAGGCCCAGTCCGTGTGGCTGGCGGACCTGGGGCGGCGCGTGGACTTCGCGCAAGGCGAATGTCTGCGCACGGAGGTGAGCTGCAAGTTCTGTCGCGAGCAGGTGCAGGCGGAGCTCAGCGACGCGGGCCTCGACCTGGCCGCGTGGTGGACGGACGCGGACGGAGACTTCGCGCTTTCGCTGGCGATGAAGCGCTGA
- the egtB gene encoding ergothioneine biosynthesis protein EgtB — MSLRSLEQPIPRVREATPWKVRAWRELEAGRERIQAMLAPLPEAELMRQHSPLMSPLVWDVAHVANYEEQWLLRALGAPAFTDPAFDAIYDAFRHPRNTRATLPLLEPEAAWAYATRVRAAVAAHLETLPEDSADPLLHGGFVFGMVAQHAQQHAETLAATLQLITNVEYHPVEAPRPQPGAVPQHEVFIPGGPVRLGSDDPWAYDNERPRHVVDVAPFLLDAHPVTTGDFLVFVESGGYEDPRWWDPKGFAWVQAERIRHPLFWSPQGQHVWLRRRFGTVERLPKDEPVQHVSWYEADAYARWAGKRLPTEAEWEKAAQGSDGVPRAHPWGDAVPTDAHANLGGTRWGPSPVGSHPAGRSADGVFGLLGDVWEWTASDFQPYAGFRAFPYREYSEVFFGDTSKVLRGGAWASAPVAVRNSFRNWDFPIRRQIFAGFRCARDVR; from the coding sequence ATGTCGCTGAGGAGCCTGGAGCAGCCAATCCCCCGTGTCCGCGAGGCCACGCCCTGGAAGGTCCGTGCCTGGCGGGAGCTGGAGGCGGGGCGCGAACGCATCCAGGCCATGCTCGCGCCGCTGCCGGAAGCGGAGCTGATGCGGCAGCACTCGCCGCTCATGTCCCCGCTGGTGTGGGACGTGGCCCACGTGGCCAATTACGAGGAGCAGTGGCTCTTGCGCGCGCTGGGGGCTCCGGCCTTCACGGACCCCGCGTTCGACGCCATCTACGACGCCTTCCGCCACCCCCGGAACACGCGCGCCACGCTGCCCCTGCTGGAGCCGGAGGCGGCCTGGGCCTACGCCACCCGCGTGCGCGCTGCGGTGGCCGCGCACCTGGAGACGCTGCCCGAGGACAGCGCGGATCCGCTGCTCCACGGCGGCTTCGTCTTCGGCATGGTGGCGCAGCACGCGCAGCAGCACGCGGAGACGCTGGCCGCCACGCTGCAACTGATCACGAACGTGGAGTACCACCCGGTGGAGGCCCCGCGCCCCCAGCCCGGCGCGGTGCCCCAGCACGAGGTCTTCATCCCGGGCGGCCCGGTGCGCCTGGGCAGCGACGACCCGTGGGCCTACGACAACGAGCGCCCCCGGCACGTCGTGGACGTGGCGCCCTTCCTCCTGGACGCGCACCCCGTCACCACGGGGGACTTCCTCGTGTTCGTGGAGTCCGGCGGCTACGAGGACCCGCGCTGGTGGGACCCGAAGGGCTTCGCGTGGGTGCAGGCGGAGCGGATCCGCCATCCCCTCTTCTGGAGTCCTCAGGGTCAGCACGTCTGGCTGCGCCGCCGCTTCGGCACCGTGGAGCGGCTGCCCAAGGACGAACCCGTGCAGCACGTGTCCTGGTACGAGGCGGACGCGTACGCGCGCTGGGCCGGCAAGCGCCTGCCCACGGAGGCCGAGTGGGAGAAGGCCGCGCAGGGCAGTGACGGCGTCCCGCGCGCGCACCCCTGGGGCGATGCCGTGCCCACGGACGCGCACGCCAACCTGGGCGGGACGCGCTGGGGCCCGTCGCCCGTGGGCAGCCACCCCGCGGGGCGCAGCGCGGACGGCGTCTTCGGCCTCCTGGGCGACGTCTGGGAATGGACCGCCAGCGACTTCCAGCCGTACGCGGGCTTCCGGGCCTTCCCGTACCGCGAGTACTCGGAGGTCTTCTTCGGTGACACGTCCAAGGTGCTGCGCGGCGGCGCCTGGGCGAGCGCGCCGGTCGCGGTGCGCAACAGCTTCCGCAACTGGGATTTCCCCATCCGGCGACAGATCTTCGCCGGCTTTCGCTGTGCACGGGACGTGAGGTGA
- a CDS encoding response regulator, with translation MLRDMVQPVPHKPVLVVEDDEDARAAIAEILEAEGYEVAVAANGREALDELQHLPPPSLILLDLRMPVMDGPEFLRHLRADWPRLKAVPVLLLSGVGTEALPDTGGLLKKPIVPDELVATVGRLSGRTA, from the coding sequence ATGCTGCGGGACATGGTCCAGCCCGTGCCGCACAAGCCCGTGCTCGTGGTGGAGGACGACGAGGATGCTCGCGCCGCCATCGCCGAAATCCTGGAAGCCGAAGGCTACGAGGTGGCCGTCGCCGCCAACGGCCGCGAGGCCCTGGACGAGCTCCAGCACCTGCCGCCGCCCAGCCTCATCCTGCTGGACCTGCGCATGCCGGTGATGGACGGCCCGGAGTTCCTGCGCCACCTGCGCGCGGACTGGCCCCGGCTCAAGGCCGTGCCGGTGCTGCTGCTGTCGGGCGTGGGGACGGAGGCGCTGCCGGACACGGGGGGCCTGTTGAAGAAGCCCATCGTCCCGGACGAGCTCGTGGCCACCGTGGGGCGGCTGTCCGGCCGCACCGCGTGA
- a CDS encoding helix-turn-helix domain-containing protein — translation MDTELAGILGAAARNVRVKLGLTQADVADRIGMASEVYGRLERGHMLPSVQNLRRLCVVLNIPPHDLLGLGDEFAAPPPKEKPRPRGDEEVPEMRRLMRNLRRLTPVQLKLMNLVASAMQQQKKKP, via the coding sequence ATGGACACTGAACTGGCGGGAATCCTCGGGGCGGCGGCACGGAACGTGCGGGTGAAGCTGGGCCTGACGCAGGCGGACGTGGCGGACCGCATCGGCATGGCGTCGGAGGTGTATGGCCGGCTGGAGCGCGGCCACATGCTGCCGAGCGTCCAGAACCTGCGCCGGCTGTGCGTCGTCCTGAACATCCCGCCGCACGACCTGCTGGGCCTGGGGGACGAGTTCGCGGCCCCGCCGCCGAAGGAGAAGCCCCGGCCGCGCGGTGACGAAGAGGTGCCGGAGATGCGGCGGCTGATGCGCAACCTGCGGCGGCTGACGCCGGTGCAGTTGAAGCTGATGAACCTGGTGGCGTCCGCGATGCAGCAGCAGAAGAAGAAGCCCTGA